The region GTAGCGGCTGCGCACGTCCGCGGGCAGCTCCATGATGCGGTCGAACATCACCGGCACCACGGCCAGACCGGTGGCGTGGTACCGGTCGATCAGCTCGAGGGTCGCCTCGGGGTCGAACTTGCGCCGGGTGACGATCGTGCAGGCGAGCAATCCCGCGAACAGCAGCTGGGAGAACCCCCAGGCGTGGAACATCGGGGCGGCGATGACGATGGGCTCCTCGGCCCGCCACGGCGTGCGGTCCAGCACGGCCTTGAGGTCACCGGCACCGCCACTGCCCGCGGAACGCTTGGCGCCCTTGGGTGTTCCGGTGGTGCCGGACGTGAGCAGGATGATGTCGCTCTTGCGCTGGCTCGCCGCGGGCCGCTGCCCCAGATGCGAATCGATCAGCGCATCGAGGGTCGGAGTGCCGTCCGGGCCGTCGACCCAGCCGAGAATCCTGGTGGCATCCGGCGTGTCCGCGAGGGCACGGTCGACGGTGGCGGTGAACTCCTGGTCGTAGATGACGGTGACCGGCCTGCCGGCGCTTTCGCGTTCGATCACCTCGGCCATCGCAGGGCCGGCGAACGAGGTGTTCAGCAGCAGCACATCGGCGCCGATGCGGTTGGCGCCGACGAGCGCCTCGATGAAACCTCGATGGTTGCGACACATCACCGCGACGGTCGCGGGCGACCCGGCGCGCGACTCCGTCGCCTGTTGCAGAGCGGCACCCAGCGCGTCGCAGCGGTCGTCGAGCTGTTTCCAGCTCAACGTGCCGCGCTCGTCGACGAGTGCCGGCCGGTCGGGGCAGCGCTGCGCCGCGGCGGCGAAGCCGACGGTTGCGGTGAGGCCCGCCCTGCGCATCGCCGCGCCCATGCGCAGGTACTTGTCGGGACGCATCGGCGCGATGAGCCGGGCCCGCCACAGGGTGGCCAGGAGTCCGAGCTGATCCTCCACGGCGCTCAACCCAGCACCGGGAATCGGCGCTCGCGGGCCAGCTCGTCCAGCGCTTTCTGCATCACGGCCCGCACGTGCAGATCGACTTCATCGACGTCGGGGTCCTCGCCGAACTCCGCGGTGATGTCGATGGGGTCCAGTACCCGGGTGACGATCTTCGACGGCAACGGAATGTTCGGGGGGAAGATCACCGACAGACCGAACGGGAACCCGATGCTCAGCGGCAGGATCTCCATCCTGGCTCGGGTCAGCCCGATCTTGCGGGCGATCGAATCGCCACGGGCGAGGAAGATCTGGGTCTCCTGCGCTCCGATCGACACCATCGGCACGATGGGGACACCGGCTTCGATCGCCGTGCGCACGTACCCGGTCCGCCCGGCGAAGTCGACGACGTTCGCGGTCATGGTCGGCCGGTAGGAGTCGTAGTCGCCGCCCGGGAACACCAGCACGACGGCGCCGGAACGCAGCGCCTGGGCCGCATTCTCGCGGCTGGCTTCGATGACGCCGGCACGGCGCAGCAAGTCACCGAGCGGTCCGAGGAACACCCCGTAGTGAGCCAGGGTGTACAGCGGCCGGTCGAAGCCGAAGTGCTTGTAGAACTCCGGGGCGAAGACCAGCACGTCGGGGGTGAGCATCCCGCCCGAGTGGTTGGACACCACCAGTGCGCCGCCCGCTGCGGGCATCGAATCCAGTCCGCGGACCTGCGCACGGAAGTATCGTTTGATCACTGGTCCCACCCAGCCCGTGATCTGCCGGGTGAATCCGGGGTCCCACTTGGCCGTCTCGGCCCGCTCCTCGGACATCGTGATGAGCATGCTACTCTCCGATAACGAGAATGTCATATTCGCAGGTAGGGGGCGCAATGGCGGGAACGGTGCTTGTCACCGGCGGGTTCGGACTGGTGGGGTCGGCCACCGTGCGGCGCCTGGCCGAACTCGGACGCACCGTCGTGGTCGCCGACCTCGACACACCCGGCAACCGCGAGGCGGCGACGAACCTGCCCGCAGGTGTCACCGTGAAGTGGACCGATCTCACCGACGCCGAGCAGACCGCGCGCCTGGTGTCCGAGGTGGCGCCGGAGGCGATCATCCATCTCGCGGCCATCATCCCGCCGGGGATCTACAAGAACCGGGCGCTGGCGCGGAAGGTGAACGTCGAGGCGACCCGCACGCTCGTCGGCGTCGCCGAATCGCAGCCCACGCCCCCGCGGTTCGTGCAGGCCTCCAGCAACGCGGTGTTCGGCTCGCGCAACCCCCACCACGCGACCGGTCCGGTGACTGCGGACATGCCGATGAAGCACTCGGACCTCTACAGCGCCCACAAGGCCGAGGCCGAATCGATCGTGCGCGCCTCGTCGCTGGAATGGGTCGTGCTGCGCCTCGGCGGCGTGCTCAGCGCGGATCCGAAGGCGATCCCCTTCAGCACCGACGCCCTCTACTTCGAGAGTGCGCTGCCCACCGACGGACGATTGCACACCGTCGACGTGCGCGATGTCGCATGGGCGTTCGCCGCGGCCACCACCGCCGAGGTGGCCCGGGAAATCCTGCTGATCGCCGGCGACGACTCCCACCGCAAGATCCAGGGTGACGTCGGGGCCGCACTGGCGTCGGCGCGCGGACTCTCAGGCGGGTTGCCGATGGGTCGCAAGGGAAACCCCGACAGCGACGACGACTGGTTCGTCACCGACTGGATGGACACCACCCGTGCGCAGGAAGCCCTTGGCTTCCAGCACTATTCGTGGCAGGACATGCTCGACGAGGCTCATCGGCGGGCCGGCGTCGAGCGACACCTGCTGAGGGTGATCGCGCCGCTCGTCCGGATGGTCCTCGAGCGGCGCTCGGCCTACTGGAAACAGCCCGGCCAGTACGCCGACCCGTGGGGCGCGATCCGGCGCAGGATCGGCGACCCCTCACCCGATTCCTAGTCCGGACCAGGCCCGAGCGTGGGCACGCCGGTGCGCGGGTGGAAGTACCAGCCGCCCGCCGCGTCGGTCCCGCCGTCGACGTGAATCGTCTGCCCAGTGATGTAGCTCGCCATGTCGGACGCCAGAAAAATTGCAGCAGAAGCCATTTCGTCGACGTGACCGGCACGGCGCATCGGGATCCCGGCGCCGGCGTCCGCACCGAGCGTGCCCGACGACAGACCTCGCAGACCCTCGGTCATCGTCAGATCGGGGGCGAGCGCGTTGACCCGGATGCCGTGCGGCGCGAGTTCGAACGACGCCGTCTTGGTGTAGTTGATGACGCCGGCTTTGGCGGCGGCGTAGGCGGCGTAACCGGGGGCCGCACGCGCCCCTTCGATCGAGGTGACGTTGATGACGCTGCCCGGGGTACCGCTGTCGACCAGCCGCCGCGCTACGCGCTGCGTACAGAGCAGCACATGACGAAGGTTGCTGCGGTACAACGCATCCCACCCGTTCTCGGTGGTCGCCAGTAGCGGCGAGTGGAAGGTGCCGCCGGCGTTGTTGACGAGGATCGAGACCGTGCCCAGCTCACGCTCGGTACGGTCCAGTGCTGCGTCGACCGCGTCGGCGTCGCGGACGTCGGTCACCACCCCGAGTCCCGCCACGCTGTCGGCGACCGCCGCGCACGTCTCGGGATCACGTTCCCAGACGGCAACGGCGGCACCGAAAGCCGCGAACCCTTCGGCGATGGACCGGCCGATACCCGCTCCTCCCCCGGTCACGACGGCGACGCGACCCGTGAGCAGGATGTCCGACGGGTTGATCATCGCCCACGCCGCTTCCCGGCCTCGACCGCCGGTGACGAGTCAGGACCTGCGGCCTCGTAGCCCTTGGTCAGCCAGTACACGGTGCGGTCCAGCGTCGGCAGGATGTCGGTGATGGCGATCTCCCCGATCGCGAACCGGCCGAGCAGGCCGTACACGACGCTCGAGACGATCGTGTCGAGATTGCCGATGAACTCGTCGTCGACGTCGGCGAGCAGTTGCAGACCGGCGGGCCCCACCAACTCCAGCCCGCGGTTCAACAATCGCTGCCCGCTGGGCGACGAGCGCACCCGGTAGTAGACGGCGAGCATCCGCGGGTGGCGTTCCCACGGTTCGAAGATCTCGCGGAACAGCCCCATCAGTGCGTCGTACAGCGACTCGCCGGGCCTGCGGGCGTGCGGAACCACACCGGCATAACGGTTCTCGGCCATCCACGCTTCCAAGGCCGCCAGGATCAACTCGTCCCGTGTCGGATAACGCTTGTAGATGGTGGTGAGTGACGTGCGCGCACGCCGGGCCACGGTGCGCAACTGCACGGCGTCGTAGCCGTCGGATTCGAGGATGTCCACGACGACGTCGAGCAGCGGATCGACACGGCCCTGATCTGCTGCGGTCGTTCGCGCAGTTCTCGCCATCGTCGAAAGCACCCTTGCCGCCGGTTAGTAACTTCGTTACTGTAGCTGGTGTAACACCGTTACTCATATTCGTCTGCGCTGCGTCTGCGGCTGATCACAGCGAGGGGTGCCATGTCTTCACTCGAGGGCAAAGTCGCTTTCATCACCGGTGTCGCCCGCGGGCAGGGTCGCAGCCACGCCGTGCGTCTGGCCGCCGACGGCGCGTCCATCATCGGTGTCGACATCTGCGCCGACATCGAGTCCAACGGCTATCCGATGGCCCGCCGCGATGAGCTCGACGAGACCGTCGCCCTCGTCGAGGCGCAGGGCGGCACGATCGCCGCGTCGGTGGCCGACGTGCGCGACTTCCCCGCGCTGAACGCCGCACTCGATGCCGGCGTGTCCCGGTTCGGCCGGCTCGACATCGTGTGCGCGAACGCCGGTATCGCCACGATGGCGTTCCGCGAGTTGACCATCGACGAGGAACTGCAGATGTGGACCGACGTGGTCGACGTCAATCTGGTGGGCTCGTTCCACACCGCCAGGGCCGCCATCCCGCACCTGATCGCCGGCGGGCGCGGCGGCTCGATCGTCTTCACCAGCTCGACTGCCGGTCTGCGCGGGTTCGGCGGCCTCCAAGGCGGCGGACTCGGCTATGCCGCATCCAAACACGGGATCGTCGGCTTGATGCGAACTCTCGCCAATGCGCTCGCGCCACACAGCATCCGGGTGAACACCGTTCATCCCACGGCTGTCAACACGATGATGGCGGTCAACCCGGCGATGACCGCGTTCCTGGAGCACTATCCCGACGGAGGGCCTCACCTGCAGAACCCGCTGCCGGTCGGACTGCTGGAGCCCGAAGACATCAGCGCAGCGATCGCCTATCTGGTCTCCGATGCGGCCCGCTACGTCACGGGAGTCACGTTCCCGGTCGACGCCGGCTTCTGCAACAAGCTGTGAACGCCGCCGACGGCCGTGTCGCCGGGAAGAGGGTCCTCGTCACCGGCGCCGCGCGCGGCATGGGCCGTAGCCACGCCGCCCGGCTCGCCGAGGAAGGCGCGGACCTCATCCTGGTCGACATCTGTGCGTCCCTACCCGCGATCGAGTACCCGCTCGCCACCGCCGAAGAGCTCGAGGAAACCGCGCGGATCGTCGAGAGCCACGGCCGCCGCGCGATCACCCGCATCGTTGACGTCCGCGACGCCGAAACCCTGCGCGACGCAGTGGACGACGGGGTGACTCGACTGGGCGGCCTCGACGCGGCCGTGGCCAACGCCGGCGTGCTGACCGCGGGCACCTGGAATTCGACCACATCCGATCAGTGGCGCACCGTGGTCGACGTGAATCTGATCGGGACGTGGAACACCTGCCGCGCGGCGATTCCGCACCTCCTCGACCGCGGCGGCAGCCTGGTCAACATCAGCTCTGCGGCCGGCGTCAAAGGTTCACCCCTGCACCTGCCCTACACCGCGTCCAAACACGGTGTCGTCGGGCTGAGCCGTGCGCTCGCCAACGAACTCGCGGCGGTCGGTATCCGGGTCAACACGGTGCATCCCACGGGTGTGGAGACGGGCATGCAGCCCGCCTCGCTGCACGGACTGCTGCGGCACGAACGCCCGGACCTGGCGCCGATCTTCGGCAACGCGCTGCCGGTCGTGATGGCCGAAGCGATCGACATCAGCAACGCGGTGCTGTTCCTGATCTCCGACGAATCCCGTTACGTCACCGGGCTGGAGTTCAAGGTCGACGCCGGCGTCACGCTGCGATGAACGCGGACAAGGACCTGAAGTGACGACATCCGGAAGCCCTCCGACCGGACGCGGACGCCAGGCTTTCGCCGAGATCATGACGTTCCCCGCCGCTGCCGACGCCACACCCGCCGCCGAGCACCTTCTCGACTTCGTGTTCGCCGACGTGTGGCAACGCCCGGAACTCACCCGCCGCGATCGCCGGTTCATCACGCTGCCCTGCGTCGCCGACGCCGACGCCGACGAGCCGCTGCGCGACCATGTCTACGCCGCGTTGAACAGCGGCGATGTCAGCATCACCGAAATGCGGGAAACAGTACTGCATTTCGCGGTGTACGGCGGCTGGCCCAAAGCGTCGCGGTTCAACATGGTCGTCGATCAGGAATGGGAACGGATCCACCAGCAGCGGGGAACGCCCATGCCCGCCCCCGAGCCGCTGCTGCCGCTGACCACGCCCAGCGACCCCGAGGAGCGACTGACGGTGGGCGAGCGGTCCTTCCGGGACATCAACTGCCTGCCTTTCGCCCCGGCCCGCGACGATCCGTTCCAGGGCGCGGGCATCCTGAACTTCGTTTTCGGCGAGATGTGGATGCGCCCGGGACTGGGAATGCGGGAACGTCGCCTGATCACCGTGGCCTGCGTGGCTTTTCAGGACGCGCCCTACCCGATCCTCAGTCATGTCTACGCCGCGCTGAAGAGCCGCGATGTGTCCTTCGGCGAAATGGACGAGCTGATACTGCATTTCGCGGCGCACTACGGCTGGCCCAAGGCGTCGCACCTGGACCGGGTGGCGGCCGAGCAGAAACAGCGTGTGAGTGCGGAATGGGCCGCCGAGGCTACGGCGGCCTCATGAGACCATCCGAGGACGCCGTCGGCCTGCTCGTCGGCGACGAGCGGATCACCGGCACCGGGCTCAGTCACCAGCACGTCTACCCGGCCACCGGCCAGCCCAACGCCACCGTCGCGCTGGCCGGCGCCCCCGAGATCGACCGTGCAGTCACCGCAGCGCGGGCGGCGCAGCGCGAATGGGCGGCGATGACGGTCGACCGCCGCCGGGATCTGCTGGTCGATCTCGCCGACGTGCTGCACGAGCATCTCGACGAGCTCGCCCTGCTCAACGTGCACGACTACGCCGTGCCGATCTCCTTCGCAGGCACTGCGGTCCTGCTCGAACACTTCGTGCGTCATTTCGCGGGGTATGTCGACAAGCCGCAAGGGATCAGCTCGCCGGTGAGCGACTCGTTCGACGTGAACCTCATCGAACGCGAACCGTACGGCGTCGTCGGCGTCATCGCGCCGTGGAACGGGTCGCTCGTGGTGGCCGGGTCGTGCGTGGCGCCGGCACTGGCCGCTGGCAACGCCGTGATCTTCAAACCCTCGGAACTGGCTCCGCTGGCGGCGTTGCGCTTCGGGGAGCTGTGCCTCGACGCCGGACTCCCGCCCGGACTCGTCAACATCGTGCCCGCCGCTGCCCACGGCGCAGAACTGCTCGTCCGCCATCCGGGCGTCCGCAAGATTCATTTCACGGGCGGTGGCGCGACGGCGCGAACGGTGGTGGCCGCGGCCGCCGAGAACCTCACTCCCGTGGTCACCGAACTCGGTGGCAAGTCCGCCAACATCGTGTTCTCCGACGCAGACCTCGATGCCGCGGCCCAGATGTCCGCCCACCAGGGCCCGTTGATGCAATCCGGGCAGAGTTGCGCCTGCGCCAGCCGCATCCTCGTCCACACCTCCGTCTACGACGCGTTCGCCGAGAGATTCCTCGCCGTCGTCGCGGCGGCCCGAGTGGGCGATCCCCTCGACCCGGCCGTCGCCGTCGGACCGGTCATCAGCGCTGCGGCGGCCGACCGCATCCTCGCCGACATCGATCAGGCGGTCCGCGTCGCGGCGGGTGAGCTGCTCGTCGGCGGCGAGCGCCTCGGCGGCGAGCTGGCGCAGGGGTACTACATCGCGCCGACGGTGTTCGGCGATGTCGACAACGCGTCGCAGCTGGCGCAAGTGGAGACCTTCGGACCCGTCGTCTCGCTGATGCGATTCGACGACGACACCGACGCGGTGTGCATGGCCAACGACACCCCCTACGGCCTGAACGCCTTCCTGCACACTCGCGATCTCGGTCGCGCCCACACCGTCGCCCGGCGACTCGAGGCGGGCTCGGTGTGGATCAACCAGTTCAGTCAGATCGCGCCGCAGGGACCGTACGGCGGATACAAGCAGAGTGGCTTCGGCCGCACCGGCGGACTCGACGGACTGCACGAGTTCCAACAGGTCAAGAACATCCGGATCGGGATGGGCTGACCGATCAGCGTGCGATCGTCGTGCCGATGACTCCGTCGGCCTCGAGGCGGCCGATCTCCTCATCGGTGAGTCCGAGCTCCCGAAGCACGTCGTGGTTGTGCTGGCCGAGCAGCGGCGCCGGACTGGTGTGCACCCGCTGCGGCCCCCGGGTGGACCGGTACGGCAGCGTGCTGTGCGGAGTCGGCGGATTGACGGGGTGCTCCACCGATTCGAAGAAGCCACGCCCGGTCAGCTGGGGCAGCTCCGTCTGCCGATGGGGCTGCATGACCTTGGCCACCGGAACGCCGTGGCCCCACAGTGCGTTCACGATCTCGTCGCCCGTGCGGCCGGCACACCACTGCGCGAGGTGTTCGTCGATCAGGTCGTGGTGCGCGCGTCGGCCCGCCGCAGTGACGAGTTCGGCGGCCTGCGCCCACTGCGGACGGCCCAACGCGTCGCGCAGACCTTCCCACTGCGTGTCGGTGGCCACCGCCACCGCCACCCAGCAGTCGCGCCGGCCGAATTCGTCGATCTCGTCGGTGAGGTACAGGTTCTGCGGCGCGGCGGTGGGTCCGCGGTTGCCGCTTCGCTGCAGCAGCGCACCGTAGGCGGAGTATTCGATCACCTGCTCGGCGGCGATGTTGAGGGCGGCGTCGACCATCGCGGCCTCGACCATCGACCCTTCCCCGGTGCGGCGGCGGTGCTCGACGGCCAGCAGGGTGGCGTTCAGCGCGTGGATCCCGGCGTTGGGGTCACCCACCGAATACGGCTCGAACGGGTTGAGGTCGGGATAGCCGGTGAGCCAGCTGATGCCGGCGGCGGCCTCGATGACGTAGGCGAAGGCCGGGTTGTCCCGCCACGGGCCGTCGAGCCCGAAACCGGGCATGCGGACCATGATCACGTCGGGTCGGACTTCTCTGACCGCGTCGTAGGTCAGGCCCATGCTCTCGAGAACGCGCGGAGTGAAGTTCTCCACGACGATGTCGGCTGTCGCGATCAGTCGGCGGAGCAGGTCCCGGCCGGTCGGGCTCTGCAGGTCGAGCGTGACGCCGCGCTTGTTGGTGTTCAGGCCCGAGAAGATCGGCGACCGTTCCCACCACTGCGCCTCGGTGGCGGGGATACCGGCGATCAGCCGGGTGCCGTCGGGGTGGCGGGTCGACTCGACGTGGATGACGTCCGCGCCGAGCATCGCCAGCAGATGCGTACAGCTCGGCCCCGCCCAGAACGTCGTCATGTCGACGACCCGCAGGCCCTCGAACGGCAGGCTGTCGCGCCGTGGCAGCGGCTCAGGTGTGCGATCCCAGGAGCGGTAGGCCTCGGTGTGCTCGCCGAGCCGCGGCGCGGGCGCGGGCGGGCGCAGCGTGTCCGGCGCCATCCGGTACGGATGGGTCGGCTGGGTGAAGCCGTCGCGCGGGTTGACCACGAACGAGGCGCGCTCCACGAAGTGGTCGAGTTTCTCGATGTTGGCGCCGTTGGCCACCGGGGCGTTCGGAATGCGGAAAGCGCCGGCCAGGTCGCGGACCTCGTCGACCGTCTGCTCGGCGACCCAGGCGTAGAGGTCGGCGGAGTGTTCGTTGGCCTGCTGGGTGATCGTCAGCGGCGAGTTCTCGTCGATCCATTCGGCGTGGCCCGTCATCGCGCACAGATCGAACCACTGCTGCGCGGTGCCGCACCCGATGTCGACCAGACCGTCCTCGGCCCGGGCGATCCCCGGCACGGTCAGGCGGCGGGCGTCGCGCCACGGTCTGCCCAGCATCTCGAAATACGTGACGGGGTAATACGTCAGACCCAGAACGCTGGTCTCCAACATCGACAGGTCGATCAGCTCGGCTCCACCGCGCATCCGCGACGCGAGCGTGAACGCGCTGGCGTAGGCACCCGCCACGTACTCCCCGACCTGGCCGCCGACGCAGACCGGGGCACGGTCGGGAGCGCCGCGGCCGAGGCCGACGATCCCGCCCGACCACGCCTGAAGCGTGAATTCCGTTGCGGGCCGGTCACACCAGGGTCCCTCGAGGCCGAACGGCGTGATCGCCGTGACCGTCAGATGCGGATTGGCACGGTGGATCCCCGCGGGGCCGAAGTCCCGGTGTTGCGTCAGGTCGGAGCCCGGCGTCCAGACCACCGCGTCCGCGCCGGCGAGCAGGGTGTCGAGAAACTCTGCGTCCGTCCGGGGGTCGGCAACCACGCTGCGCTTGGAGCAGGCGAGGAACGAGAACAGCGCGCCGTCGGCGCCCTCGACGATGTCGGACCCCGAGGCCGACCAGCCGCGCAGCGGATCACCCTGCGGCGGCTCGACTTTGACGACCTCGGCGCCGCCGTCGGCGAGCAGCTTCGTGCAGTAGGCGCCGGCGATTCCGGTCGAGAGGTCGACGACGACGTAGCCCGCCAACGGCGGTTCCGACGTCATGATCCGCCCTCGGCTGCGCGCCGATTCGACTTGCTGAGCCGGAAGTCCGGCGGGAACCGGTTGTCGTTGTCGTTGACCGCGTCGGCGAGACCGCTGTCGATCGCCTCGTTCATGTCGAGGTCGTCTCCGTCGCTGACCGCGCCCCCGCCCATCGACTCGAAGAACGCCGACAGCAGGCTGCCCATGTACTCGCCCTGGTGCTGTTTGAAGATCTCGAAGAACATCTTCTGCTGGAACACGGTGTCCACGGGGCGGTTCCGCGCGCAGGACCGGGCGTACTTGTCGACCTCGGCTTCGAGGCGGTCCCGCGGCACCACCTTGTTGAGGAAGTTGCAGTCGTACATCTCCGCGGCGGTGAACGGGCGCCCGGTGAAGACCATCTCCTGAAACTTGCGCAGGCCCATCATCTGCACCCAGGTCCACATCCGCGGGCCCCACCCGTAATACCGGAACGACGGGTGACCGAAC is a window of Mycolicibacterium chubuense NBB4 DNA encoding:
- a CDS encoding TetR family transcriptional regulator; the protein is MARTARTTAADQGRVDPLLDVVVDILESDGYDAVQLRTVARRARTSLTTIYKRYPTRDELILAALEAWMAENRYAGVVPHARRPGESLYDALMGLFREIFEPWERHPRMLAVYYRVRSSPSGQRLLNRGLELVGPAGLQLLADVDDEFIGNLDTIVSSVVYGLLGRFAIGEIAITDILPTLDRTVYWLTKGYEAAGPDSSPAVEAGKRRGR
- a CDS encoding aldehyde dehydrogenase family protein gives rise to the protein MRPSEDAVGLLVGDERITGTGLSHQHVYPATGQPNATVALAGAPEIDRAVTAARAAQREWAAMTVDRRRDLLVDLADVLHEHLDELALLNVHDYAVPISFAGTAVLLEHFVRHFAGYVDKPQGISSPVSDSFDVNLIEREPYGVVGVIAPWNGSLVVAGSCVAPALAAGNAVIFKPSELAPLAALRFGELCLDAGLPPGLVNIVPAAAHGAELLVRHPGVRKIHFTGGGATARTVVAAAAENLTPVVTELGGKSANIVFSDADLDAAAQMSAHQGPLMQSGQSCACASRILVHTSVYDAFAERFLAVVAAARVGDPLDPAVAVGPVISAAAADRILADIDQAVRVAAGELLVGGERLGGELAQGYYIAPTVFGDVDNASQLAQVETFGPVVSLMRFDDDTDAVCMANDTPYGLNAFLHTRDLGRAHTVARRLEAGSVWINQFSQIAPQGPYGGYKQSGFGRTGGLDGLHEFQQVKNIRIGMG
- a CDS encoding mycofactocin-coupled SDR family oxidoreductase, with product MSSLEGKVAFITGVARGQGRSHAVRLAADGASIIGVDICADIESNGYPMARRDELDETVALVEAQGGTIAASVADVRDFPALNAALDAGVSRFGRLDIVCANAGIATMAFRELTIDEELQMWTDVVDVNLVGSFHTARAAIPHLIAGGRGGSIVFTSSTAGLRGFGGLQGGGLGYAASKHGIVGLMRTLANALAPHSIRVNTVHPTAVNTMMAVNPAMTAFLEHYPDGGPHLQNPLPVGLLEPEDISAAIAYLVSDAARYVTGVTFPVDAGFCNKL
- a CDS encoding CaiB/BaiF CoA-transferase family protein, with the protein product MTSEPPLAGYVVVDLSTGIAGAYCTKLLADGGAEVVKVEPPQGDPLRGWSASGSDIVEGADGALFSFLACSKRSVVADPRTDAEFLDTLLAGADAVVWTPGSDLTQHRDFGPAGIHRANPHLTVTAITPFGLEGPWCDRPATEFTLQAWSGGIVGLGRGAPDRAPVCVGGQVGEYVAGAYASAFTLASRMRGGAELIDLSMLETSVLGLTYYPVTYFEMLGRPWRDARRLTVPGIARAEDGLVDIGCGTAQQWFDLCAMTGHAEWIDENSPLTITQQANEHSADLYAWVAEQTVDEVRDLAGAFRIPNAPVANGANIEKLDHFVERASFVVNPRDGFTQPTHPYRMAPDTLRPPAPAPRLGEHTEAYRSWDRTPEPLPRRDSLPFEGLRVVDMTTFWAGPSCTHLLAMLGADVIHVESTRHPDGTRLIAGIPATEAQWWERSPIFSGLNTNKRGVTLDLQSPTGRDLLRRLIATADIVVENFTPRVLESMGLTYDAVREVRPDVIMVRMPGFGLDGPWRDNPAFAYVIEAAAGISWLTGYPDLNPFEPYSVGDPNAGIHALNATLLAVEHRRRTGEGSMVEAAMVDAALNIAAEQVIEYSAYGALLQRSGNRGPTAAPQNLYLTDEIDEFGRRDCWVAVAVATDTQWEGLRDALGRPQWAQAAELVTAAGRRAHHDLIDEHLAQWCAGRTGDEIVNALWGHGVPVAKVMQPHRQTELPQLTGRGFFESVEHPVNPPTPHSTLPYRSTRGPQRVHTSPAPLLGQHNHDVLRELGLTDEEIGRLEADGVIGTTIAR
- a CDS encoding NAD-dependent epimerase/dehydratase family protein, with translation MAGTVLVTGGFGLVGSATVRRLAELGRTVVVADLDTPGNREAATNLPAGVTVKWTDLTDAEQTARLVSEVAPEAIIHLAAIIPPGIYKNRALARKVNVEATRTLVGVAESQPTPPRFVQASSNAVFGSRNPHHATGPVTADMPMKHSDLYSAHKAEAESIVRASSLEWVVLRLGGVLSADPKAIPFSTDALYFESALPTDGRLHTVDVRDVAWAFAAATTAEVAREILLIAGDDSHRKIQGDVGAALASARGLSGGLPMGRKGNPDSDDDWFVTDWMDTTRAQEALGFQHYSWQDMLDEAHRRAGVERHLLRVIAPLVRMVLERRSAYWKQPGQYADPWGAIRRRIGDPSPDS
- the fadD12 gene encoding acyl-CoA ligase FadD12; the protein is MEDQLGLLATLWRARLIAPMRPDKYLRMGAAMRRAGLTATVGFAAAAQRCPDRPALVDERGTLSWKQLDDRCDALGAALQQATESRAGSPATVAVMCRNHRGFIEALVGANRIGADVLLLNTSFAGPAMAEVIERESAGRPVTVIYDQEFTATVDRALADTPDATRILGWVDGPDGTPTLDALIDSHLGQRPAASQRKSDIILLTSGTTGTPKGAKRSAGSGGAGDLKAVLDRTPWRAEEPIVIAAPMFHAWGFSQLLFAGLLACTIVTRRKFDPEATLELIDRYHATGLAVVPVMFDRIMELPADVRSRYSGKSLRFATASGSRMRPDVVTAFMDQFGDVIYNNYNATEAGMIATATPADLRAAPDTAGRPADGTEIRILDADHREVPTGEVGQIFVRSGTLFDGYTSGTTKAFHDGFMASGDMGYLDDAGRLFVVGRDDEMIVSGGENVYPIEVEKILTSHPGVAEAAVLGVDDEQYGQRLAAFVVLDDGGATTVDDLKQHVRENLANYKVPRDITILPELPRGSTGKILRNELR
- a CDS encoding lysophospholipid acyltransferase family protein; the protein is MTFSLSESSMLITMSEERAETAKWDPGFTRQITGWVGPVIKRYFRAQVRGLDSMPAAGGALVVSNHSGGMLTPDVLVFAPEFYKHFGFDRPLYTLAHYGVFLGPLGDLLRRAGVIEASRENAAQALRSGAVVLVFPGGDYDSYRPTMTANVVDFAGRTGYVRTAIEAGVPIVPMVSIGAQETQIFLARGDSIARKIGLTRARMEILPLSIGFPFGLSVIFPPNIPLPSKIVTRVLDPIDITAEFGEDPDVDEVDLHVRAVMQKALDELARERRFPVLG
- a CDS encoding mycofactocin-coupled SDR family oxidoreductase, which produces MNAADGRVAGKRVLVTGAARGMGRSHAARLAEEGADLILVDICASLPAIEYPLATAEELEETARIVESHGRRAITRIVDVRDAETLRDAVDDGVTRLGGLDAAVANAGVLTAGTWNSTTSDQWRTVVDVNLIGTWNTCRAAIPHLLDRGGSLVNISSAAGVKGSPLHLPYTASKHGVVGLSRALANELAAVGIRVNTVHPTGVETGMQPASLHGLLRHERPDLAPIFGNALPVVMAEAIDISNAVLFLISDESRYVTGLEFKVDAGVTLR
- a CDS encoding SDR family NAD(P)-dependent oxidoreductase gives rise to the protein MINPSDILLTGRVAVVTGGGAGIGRSIAEGFAAFGAAVAVWERDPETCAAVADSVAGLGVVTDVRDADAVDAALDRTERELGTVSILVNNAGGTFHSPLLATTENGWDALYRSNLRHVLLCTQRVARRLVDSGTPGSVINVTSIEGARAAPGYAAYAAAKAGVINYTKTASFELAPHGIRVNALAPDLTMTEGLRGLSSGTLGADAGAGIPMRRAGHVDEMASAAIFLASDMASYITGQTIHVDGGTDAAGGWYFHPRTGVPTLGPGPD
- a CDS encoding carboxymuconolactone decarboxylase family protein, encoding MTFPAAADATPAAEHLLDFVFADVWQRPELTRRDRRFITLPCVADADADEPLRDHVYAALNSGDVSITEMRETVLHFAVYGGWPKASRFNMVVDQEWERIHQQRGTPMPAPEPLLPLTTPSDPEERLTVGERSFRDINCLPFAPARDDPFQGAGILNFVFGEMWMRPGLGMRERRLITVACVAFQDAPYPILSHVYAALKSRDVSFGEMDELILHFAAHYGWPKASHLDRVAAEQKQRVSAEWAAEATAAS